Genomic segment of Canis lupus dingo isolate Sandy chromosome 9, ASM325472v2, whole genome shotgun sequence:
TCTTCCGCATCCTGGTGCTGGCCACCGTGGGCGGCGCCGTGTTCGAGGACGAGCAGGAGGAGTTCGTGTGCAACACGCTGCAGCCGGGCTGCCGCCAGACGTGCTACGACCGCGCCTTCCCCGTCTCGCACTACCGCTTCTGGCTCTTCCACATCCTGCTGCTGTCGGCGCCGCCCGTGCTCTTCGTCATCTACGCGGTGCACCGGGCGGGCaagggcgcgggcgcgggcgcgggcgcggaggcggaggcggaggcggacgCGGGCCCCGGGCCGTCCCCGCGCCGCCGCTGCTACCTGCTGAGCGTGGCGCTGCGCCTGCTGGCCGAGCTGGCCTTCCTGGCGGCCCAGGCGCTGCTCTACGGCTTCCGCGTGGCCCCGCACTTCGCGTGCGCCGGCGCGCCCTGCCCGCACACCGTGGACTGCTTCGTGAGCCGGCCCACCGAGAAGACCGTCTTCGTGCTCTTCTACTTCGCCGTCGGGCTGCTCTCGGCGCTGCTCAGCGTGGCCGAGCTGGGCCACCTGCTCTGGAAGGGCCGCCCGCGCGCCGGCCGCCGCCACCGCGCGCACGAGGGGGCGCAGctgctcccgccgccgccgccgccgccgccgccgccgccgccgcgccccgccccctgcggccCGCCCGCCTATGCGcaccccgcgcccgcccgcgacAAGGCGTCCCTGGCCACCGCCCGCCAGGACCTGGCCATCTAGGGGCGGGCCGCAGGGGCTCCCGCCGGGCTGTCCCCGCGACCTTGGCCGCCCGGGCGCTTCCCGGCGCtcgcggtggcggtggcggtggcggtggcggtggcggtggcgtgGGGCCGGAGGCTGAGCTGCGGCAGGTCGCGATGCCAGCCTCATCCACGTGGCAGGGAAAGGGACGGGGGCCGCTGGGGAGAGCGCGTAAGAGGACACAGCAGGGCGCAAAACGGAGGTTCCGGTGGTGCCCAGGAAACAGAATCGTGACACCAGCTTCCCGAGGGCCTCCCCTTGTTCACGCTGGGTGGCCGCCCTAGGTGTGTGCTCACATGTACACTAGGTATGGCGTGagctgtgtgtgcatatgcacatgtaAGACCCGTGTGAgctgtgtgtgcgcgtgcatgcATGTGTCCTGAgtgagctgtgtgtgtgcattggGTGTGCACAGCTACATCCTACGCGggctct
This window contains:
- the GJD3 gene encoding gap junction delta-3 protein encodes the protein MGEWAFLGSLLDAVQLQSPLVGRLWLVVMLIFRILVLATVGGAVFEDEQEEFVCNTLQPGCRQTCYDRAFPVSHYRFWLFHILLLSAPPVLFVIYAVHRAGKGAGAGAGAEAEAEADAGPGPSPRRRCYLLSVALRLLAELAFLAAQALLYGFRVAPHFACAGAPCPHTVDCFVSRPTEKTVFVLFYFAVGLLSALLSVAELGHLLWKGRPRAGRRHRAHEGAQLLPPPPPPPPPPPPRPAPCGPPAYAHPAPARDKASLATARQDLAI